In Oryza sativa Japonica Group chromosome 2, ASM3414082v1, the following are encoded in one genomic region:
- the LOC107277987 gene encoding uncharacterized protein Os02g0798501-like, producing MAQNKTMALLLATLVAVVAVVRATEEKDIEEAVCSEHCNDEEKEGTIDHKHCVDICILTNRELFGALERGMKPSMEQFSALCNEGCSKEFKEDPATNKKCVDSCIVDAKELNGHLAKGGASSVPARA from the coding sequence CTCCTTGCCACCCTTGTGGCGGTGGTTGCGGTAGTACGAGCCACCGAAGAGAAGGATATAGAAGAAGCTGTGTGCTCAGAGCATTGCAACGACGAGGAAAAAGAAGGCACCATCGACCACAAGCACTGTGTAGACATCTGCATCCTCACGAACAGGGAACTTTTTGGGGCCTTGGAGAGAGGAATGAAGCCCTCGATGGAGCAATTCAGCGCTTTGTGCAATGAGGGGTGTAGCAAAGAATTTAAGGAGGATCCTGCCACCAACAAGAAGTGCGTAGACAGTTGCATCGTCGATGCTAAGGAACTCAATGGACACTTAGCGAAAGGTGGCGCTTCTAGTGTTCCCGCACGTGCATGA
- the LOC107277988 gene encoding uncharacterized protein Os02g0798501-like, with protein sequence MAQNKTMALLLATLVAVVAVVRATEEKDIEEAVCSEHCNDEEKEGTIDHKHCVDICILTNRELFGALERGMKPSMEQFSALCNEGCSKEFKEDPATNKKCVDSCIVDAKELNGHLAKGGASSVPARA encoded by the coding sequence ATGGCCCAGAACAAGACCATGGCTCTGCTCCTTGCCACCCTTGTGGCGGTGGTTGCGGTAGTACGAGCCACCGAAGAGAAGGATATAGAAGAAGCTGTGTGCTCAGAGCATTGCAACGACGAGGAAAAAGAAGGCACCATCGACCACAAGCACTGTGTAGACATCTGCATCCTCACGAACAGGGAACTTTTTGGGGCCTTGGAGAGAGGAATGAAGCCCTCGATGGAGCAATTCAGCGCTTTGTGCAATGAGGGGTGTAGCAAAGAATTTAAGGAGGATCCTGCCACCAACAAGAAGTGCGTAGACAGTTGCATCGTCGATGCTAAGGAACTCAATGGACACTTAGCGAAAGGTGGCGCTTCTAGTGTTCCCGCACGTGCATGA
- the LOC136355300 gene encoding cyclin-B1-2-like has protein sequence MRLGFYNAEALKFKRLSQSRQQLIDWSVKIKVSKEHGGFMRFIQVSCLGASASSSRMLRAKAAGEESVLKEFPEATIMRPATMIGTEDRILNRWVQIQPVYVVDVAAAIVNSLKDDGTSMGKSYGLGGPEIYTVHDLAELMYETICEWPRYIDVPLPIARAIASPES, from the exons ATGCGCCTTGGATTCTAT AATGCTGAGGCCCTCAAGTTCAAAAGATTATCACAGAGCCGGCAACAACTCATTGATTGGTCAGTAAAAATAAAG GTTTCAAAGGAGCATGGGGGTTTCATGAGATTTATCCAGGTTTCTTGCCTAGGAGCATCGGCCTCTTCTTCTAGAATGCTGAGGGCCAAGGCTGCTGGGGAAGAATCTGTGTTGAAGGAATTTCCTGAG GCTACAATTATGAGGCCTGCAACTATGATTGGCACAGAAGATCGGATTTTGAACAGATGGGTACA GATTCAGCCTGTTTATGTTGtggatgttgctgctgctattgTCAACTCCCTCAAGGATGATGGCACCAGCATGGGAAAGAGCTACGGACTTGGTGGACCAGAGATTTATACTGTTCATGATCTG GCTGAGCTGATGTATGAGACAATATGTGAATGGCCACGGTACATCGATGTTCCTCTTCCTATTGCAAGG GCTATCGCATCTCCTGAAAGCTGA
- the LOC107277711 gene encoding cyclin-B1-2 isoform X3 → MQQVQRRELQLVAVSAMLIDCKYEEIWAPEVNDFIFISDSAYTREQILAMEKGILNKLQWNLTIPTPYVFIMMLSASADNKSDKEYGLVAYASAVYAARPNPRHFYI, encoded by the exons ATGCAGCAAGTGCAGCGGAGGGAGCTGCAACTGGTCGCCGTTTCTGCCATGCTGATAGATTGCAAGTACGAGGAGATTTGGGCCCCAGAG GTGAACGACTTCATCTTCATATCAGATAGTGCATACACTAGGGAACAGATTCTTGCAATGGAGAAGGGGATTCTGAATAAGCTTCAGTGGAATCTCACCATTCCTACACCATATGTCTTCATTATGATGCTATCTGCGTCTGCAGATAACAAAAGTGACAAGGAG TACGGGCTGGTGGCATATGCCTCTGCTGTCTATGCAGCCAGGCCCAATCCTCGTCATTTCTATATATGA
- the LOC107277711 gene encoding cyclin-B1-2 isoform X2 yields the protein MASGGVVKKEIGGNHDVVRFGVNDSVKGDLAPPHPLQASVHKEAKFWADKKRFGAEAIYGSAFNIRKDLDAQILSKFQRPPGALPSSMLGYEALTGSLDDFGFEDYLN from the exons atggcgagcggcggcgtggtgaaGAAGGAGATCGGCGGGAACCACGACGTCGTCCGCTTCGGCGTCAACGACAGCGTCAAGGGggacctcgcgccgccgcacccgctCCAGGCCAGCGTCCACaag gAGGCCAAGTTCTGGGCGGACAAGAAGAGGTTCGGCGCGGAAGCCATCTACGGATCCGCCTTCAACATCCGCAAGGATCTTGATGCCCAAATCCTCTCCAA GTTCCAAAGGCCCCCTGGTGCATTGCCGTCATCTATGCTAGGATATGAGGCACTGACTGGTTCCTTAGATGATTTTGGGTTTGAAGATTATCTTAACT aa
- the LOC107277963 gene encoding uncharacterized protein Os02g0798501-like, with amino-acid sequence MAQNKTMALLLATLVAVVAVVRATEEKDIEEAVCSEHCNDEEKEGTIDHKHCVDIYILTNRELFGALERGMKPSMEQFSALCNEGCSKEFKEDPATNKKCVDSCIVDAKELNGHLAKGGASSVPARA; translated from the coding sequence ATGGCCCAGAACAAGACCATGGCTCTGCTCCTTGCCACCCTTGTGGCGGTGGTTGCGGTAGTACGAGCCACCGAAGAGAAGGATATAGAAGAAGCTGTGTGCTCAGAGCATTGCAACGACGAGGAAAAAGAAGGCACCATCGACCACAAGCACTGTGTAGACATCTACATCCTCACGAACAGGGAACTTTTTGGGGCCTTGGAGAGAGGAATGAAGCCCTCGATGGAGCAATTCAGCGCTTTGTGCAATGAGGGGTGTAGCAAAGAATTTAAGGAGGATCCTGCCACCAACAAGAAGTGCGTAGACAGTTGCATCGTCGATGCTAAGGAACTCAATGGACACTTAGCGAAAGGTGGCGCTTCTAGTGTTCCCGCACGTGCATGA
- the LOC136355196 gene encoding uncharacterized protein isoform X2, giving the protein MDESNIPSFTLGDFDPNYVSRSFPTGEYDATGSAPTPPVMEPPAGSEASGTMSGSASTNTGSKRSRTSGVWQHFDEVAMTGPDGRQVTFARCRICKNKLSAKSSGGTGHLKRHAEACAKKQGIQLRQQQLLLNPDGTGDRLQRPPPVPAAGKKKLQWSRIWGGSSSSHGGGTSSSAASGDARSHGPAEELSNYLDSDAIRHETSDFNVLGWWNDHKMSYPVLSKLAQDVLTVPVSSVSSESAFSLCGRIIEDRRTSLSSDHVEILLSVKDWELAAEHTQYTADNQELAAQFENLYLDDEQLG; this is encoded by the exons atggaCGAATCGAACATTCCATCGTTCACGTTAGGTGATTTCGACCCTAACTACGTGTCGAGGTCATTCCCAACTGGTGAGTATGATGCCACCGGATCGGCTCCAACACCACCAGTTATGGAGCCACCGGCGGGTTCAGAAGCATCCGGCACTATGAGTGGGAGTGCATCGACGAACACCGGCTCAAAGAGATCAAGAACTTCCGGTGTTTGGCAACATTTCGATGAGGTGGCCATGACAGGCCCTGATGGAAGGCAGGTAACATTCGCGAGATGTAGAATATGCAAAAATAAGTTATCTGCAAAATCATCTGGTGGAACAGGACATTTGAAGCGGCATGCCGAGGCTTGTGCAAAGAAGCAAGGAATCCAACTACGACAGCAACAACTACTACTAAATCCTGATGGTACG GGAGATCGCTTGCAAAGACCCCCACCTGTCCCTGCAGCAGGTAAGAAAAAATTACAGTGGAGCAGAATTTGGGGCGGTTCATCTTCTAGCCATGGTGGTGGTACCAGTTCATCAGCAGCAAGTGGGGACGCTAGATCGCATGGTCCTGCCGAAGAGTTGTCCAACTATTTGGATAGCGATGCCATCAGGCATGAAACGTCAGACTTCAACGTACTCGGGTGGTGGAATGATCATAAGATGTCATATCCTGTGCTATCAAAACTAGCACAggatgtgttgacggtgcccgTATCTTCGGTATCCTCCGAATCAGCCTTCAGTCTATGCGGAAGAATTATCGAGGATAGGAGAACAAGTCTGAGCAGCGATCATGTGGAAATACTATTAAGCGTCAAAGACTGGGAACTTGCTGCAGAACATACCCAATACACTGCTgacaaccaagaattggccgCACAGTTCGAAAACCTTTATTTAGATGACGAACAATTAGGGTAG
- the LOC136355196 gene encoding uncharacterized protein isoform X1, whose protein sequence is MDESNIPSFTLGDFDPNYVSRSFPTGEYDATGSAPTPPVMEPPAGSEASGTMSGSASTNTGSKRSRTSGVWQHFDEVAMTGPDGRQVTFARCRICKNKLSAKSSGGTGHLKRHAEACAKKQGIQLRQQQLLLNPDGTFQGDRLQRPPPVPAAGKKKLQWSRIWGGSSSSHGGGTSSSAASGDARSHGPAEELSNYLDSDAIRHETSDFNVLGWWNDHKMSYPVLSKLAQDVLTVPVSSVSSESAFSLCGRIIEDRRTSLSSDHVEILLSVKDWELAAEHTQYTADNQELAAQFENLYLDDEQLG, encoded by the exons atggaCGAATCGAACATTCCATCGTTCACGTTAGGTGATTTCGACCCTAACTACGTGTCGAGGTCATTCCCAACTGGTGAGTATGATGCCACCGGATCGGCTCCAACACCACCAGTTATGGAGCCACCGGCGGGTTCAGAAGCATCCGGCACTATGAGTGGGAGTGCATCGACGAACACCGGCTCAAAGAGATCAAGAACTTCCGGTGTTTGGCAACATTTCGATGAGGTGGCCATGACAGGCCCTGATGGAAGGCAGGTAACATTCGCGAGATGTAGAATATGCAAAAATAAGTTATCTGCAAAATCATCTGGTGGAACAGGACATTTGAAGCGGCATGCCGAGGCTTGTGCAAAGAAGCAAGGAATCCAACTACGACAGCAACAACTACTACTAAATCCTGATGGTACG TTTCAGGGAGATCGCTTGCAAAGACCCCCACCTGTCCCTGCAGCAGGTAAGAAAAAATTACAGTGGAGCAGAATTTGGGGCGGTTCATCTTCTAGCCATGGTGGTGGTACCAGTTCATCAGCAGCAAGTGGGGACGCTAGATCGCATGGTCCTGCCGAAGAGTTGTCCAACTATTTGGATAGCGATGCCATCAGGCATGAAACGTCAGACTTCAACGTACTCGGGTGGTGGAATGATCATAAGATGTCATATCCTGTGCTATCAAAACTAGCACAggatgtgttgacggtgcccgTATCTTCGGTATCCTCCGAATCAGCCTTCAGTCTATGCGGAAGAATTATCGAGGATAGGAGAACAAGTCTGAGCAGCGATCATGTGGAAATACTATTAAGCGTCAAAGACTGGGAACTTGCTGCAGAACATACCCAATACACTGCTgacaaccaagaattggccgCACAGTTCGAAAACCTTTATTTAGATGACGAACAATTAGGGTAG